In Maridesulfovibrio sp., a single genomic region encodes these proteins:
- a CDS encoding YkgJ family cysteine cluster protein: protein MEFKEVFEKYEALVAEVDKAFNKIAEQTDGGIKCGKGCSDCCHALFDLTLVEAVYLNHKFNEKYSGMERSDIMQKADVADRQVHKIKRRAFKASQAGSSATEILREVSLARVRCPLLNKDDLCAVYESRPLTCRIYGVPMNIGGEAHSCQKSGFAPGKSYPTMNMDTLQSKLMELSEELAASVNSSLRELPEVLVPASMALLTDYTPEYLGANTGEKVEKPAPAKAPSEACSTCNEDKSACATCNYSVELGAAPKQ, encoded by the coding sequence TTGGAGTTCAAAGAAGTTTTTGAAAAATATGAAGCTCTTGTCGCAGAGGTGGACAAGGCCTTCAATAAAATCGCTGAACAGACAGACGGCGGCATCAAATGCGGGAAAGGATGCAGCGACTGCTGTCACGCCCTTTTCGACCTTACACTTGTGGAAGCCGTTTACCTGAACCACAAGTTCAATGAAAAATACAGCGGTATGGAACGCTCTGACATCATGCAGAAAGCGGACGTTGCCGACAGGCAGGTGCACAAGATCAAAAGACGCGCTTTCAAAGCAAGCCAGGCCGGGAGTTCCGCAACTGAAATTCTCAGGGAAGTATCACTGGCTCGTGTCCGCTGCCCGCTCCTGAATAAGGATGACCTCTGCGCAGTTTACGAATCCAGACCCCTTACCTGCCGTATTTACGGCGTACCCATGAATATCGGAGGAGAAGCACACTCCTGCCAGAAATCAGGATTCGCACCGGGTAAATCATACCCCACAATGAATATGGATACCCTGCAGTCCAAGCTTATGGAATTAAGCGAGGAACTGGCTGCATCCGTAAACTCAAGCCTGCGGGAACTGCCCGAAGTGCTGGTTCCGGCATCCATGGCCCTGCTTACCGACTATACTCCGGAATATCTGGGAGCCAACACAGGTGAAAAGGTTGAAAAACCGGCTCCGGCCAAGGCTCCGTCCGAGGCGTGCAGCACATGCAATGAAGACAAATCGGCATGCGCCACCTGCAACTACTCCGTTGAACTCGGTGCTGCGCCGAAACAATAA
- a CDS encoding DUF3795 domain-containing protein yields the protein MHTPQPFPRHLLSPCGLDCSRCVGCAEGTVSNHAKKIAEILGPNFEVYAQRLESFNPAMSHYAEFRALLESLAAPKCGGCRSETRICLPQCKVEQCVREHEIEFCFQCREFPDCGKTGLPENLLGRWQRNNQLMQKHGVDEFIRFQADKPRYP from the coding sequence ATGCACACTCCACAACCATTCCCAAGACATCTGCTTTCTCCGTGCGGCCTGGACTGCTCCCGCTGCGTAGGCTGCGCCGAAGGCACTGTTTCCAACCATGCAAAGAAAATAGCAGAGATTCTCGGTCCGAACTTTGAAGTATACGCTCAACGCCTGGAAAGCTTCAATCCGGCCATGAGTCACTACGCGGAATTCCGAGCACTTCTGGAAAGCCTGGCCGCACCGAAATGCGGCGGTTGCAGATCCGAAACCAGAATATGTCTGCCACAATGCAAGGTGGAACAATGCGTACGGGAACACGAGATCGAATTCTGTTTCCAATGCAGAGAATTTCCGGACTGCGGAAAGACCGGGTTGCCGGAAAATCTGCTGGGCAGATGGCAGCGGAACAACCAGCTCATGCAAAAACACGGCGTGGATGAATTTATAAGATTCCAGGCCGATAAACCGCGTTATCCCTGA
- a CDS encoding response regulator — protein MLNSHILIVEDSLTQAVKLEFFLVGKGYTVSLASTGEDALELMAGKNIDLVISDVIMPGMDGYELCESIRGNSNYGNVPVILLTSLSDPGDIIKGLKSGATNFVTKPYDEDFLLGRINSVLRDGRFDLDQRATQEVSFDFHGEKHVLRADFSQVFHLLLTTYENTLLQSRQLDAAHRKLVSHEEQLSSVLSSMAAKIAVLGPDLKIMATNESWRALFIPGQSETDITGRDFAEAIAESGCMPESLDALLEGVRSVITGSTGKFSHEYSIEHKAGAEASWYMLEVTPMRGKSGGAVASFIEITERKNMERELIEARDAAEKANRFKSRFLASMSHEIRTPLNAVIGMTDLTLRSELTAEQVENLDIVRVSASQLLTLINDILDLSKVEAKMLKLEKNDFSLSEALYAVVKSMEQQAKDKGLVLSLDLDEDVPEVVCGDEGRLKQILYNLVGNSLKFTDQGGIFVQVSTLDGCIHSGQVLLQVSVRDTGIGIPEDKQAVIFESFRQADDTTTRKFGGTGLGLAISRELVEMMGGEIGVRSSEGCGSVFTFTVFLQPGDPSTLISNGKEKKTVSRADSKVSILLVEDNPINVKVATSLLTKMGHSVTVAGNGVEAISMLPGLSVDLVLMDLEMPEMDGFNASRNIRMGIAGEANRDVPIIAMSAHAMSGIKEKCIKYGMNDYIAKPVRYNELHRIVQDTMKTRTEEPAVEVISGVQTAPILDLEKASDMYHGDSELYSELCSMFLTDVEDEIKSFDHAWSADDRDTARRIAHTLKSSCAAICAPHARVVAMELEKAVLADDPNAVNYCLERFREQSQKIRTALATTEQ, from the coding sequence GTGTTAAACAGCCATATCCTGATAGTTGAGGACAGTCTTACACAGGCAGTCAAGCTTGAGTTCTTTCTGGTTGGCAAAGGGTACACGGTATCACTTGCGTCAACCGGTGAAGATGCCCTTGAACTTATGGCCGGCAAAAATATAGATTTGGTTATAAGCGACGTAATAATGCCGGGTATGGATGGTTACGAATTGTGCGAGAGTATCCGCGGCAATTCCAACTACGGTAATGTTCCGGTTATTCTGCTGACCAGCCTTTCCGATCCGGGAGATATTATCAAGGGCTTGAAAAGTGGAGCCACCAACTTTGTAACCAAGCCTTATGATGAAGATTTTCTGCTGGGCCGTATCAATTCTGTGCTGAGAGACGGCCGGTTTGATCTGGATCAGCGTGCAACACAGGAAGTAAGTTTTGATTTTCATGGTGAAAAACATGTTTTACGGGCCGATTTCAGTCAGGTTTTTCATTTGCTGCTTACTACCTATGAGAACACGTTGCTGCAATCCCGCCAGCTTGATGCAGCCCACCGCAAACTTGTTTCCCATGAAGAGCAACTCAGTTCGGTTCTATCTTCCATGGCGGCTAAAATCGCGGTTCTTGGTCCTGATTTGAAGATTATGGCCACCAATGAGTCCTGGCGTGCTCTTTTTATTCCCGGCCAGAGCGAGACCGATATTACCGGTCGTGATTTTGCGGAAGCCATTGCCGAATCCGGGTGCATGCCGGAATCCCTTGACGCCCTGCTTGAGGGGGTGAGGTCAGTCATCACCGGTAGCACGGGTAAGTTTTCGCATGAGTATTCCATTGAGCATAAGGCCGGAGCGGAAGCTTCATGGTATATGCTTGAGGTGACCCCCATGCGCGGGAAATCCGGCGGGGCGGTTGCGTCTTTTATTGAAATAACCGAACGCAAGAATATGGAGAGGGAGCTTATCGAGGCCAGGGATGCCGCGGAAAAGGCCAATCGGTTTAAATCCCGTTTTCTCGCTTCCATGAGCCACGAGATACGCACCCCGCTGAACGCTGTTATCGGGATGACCGATTTGACCCTGCGTTCGGAACTCACTGCCGAGCAGGTTGAGAATCTGGATATTGTACGCGTTTCCGCCTCGCAATTGCTGACCCTTATTAACGATATTCTGGACCTTTCCAAGGTTGAAGCAAAGATGCTGAAGCTTGAGAAAAACGACTTCAGCCTTAGCGAAGCCCTGTATGCCGTGGTGAAAAGCATGGAGCAGCAGGCAAAGGATAAAGGGCTGGTTCTCAGTCTGGATCTTGATGAAGATGTGCCTGAAGTGGTTTGCGGCGATGAAGGGCGTTTGAAACAGATTCTGTACAATCTGGTCGGCAACTCGCTCAAATTTACCGATCAGGGCGGAATCTTCGTTCAGGTTTCAACTCTGGACGGATGCATTCATTCCGGGCAGGTGCTGCTGCAGGTTTCCGTAAGGGACACCGGCATAGGCATACCAGAGGATAAGCAGGCCGTTATTTTTGAAAGTTTTCGTCAGGCCGACGACACCACCACTAGAAAGTTCGGGGGAACCGGACTCGGACTCGCCATTTCCCGAGAACTGGTGGAGATGATGGGGGGCGAGATCGGAGTGCGCAGTTCCGAAGGGTGCGGCAGTGTTTTTACCTTTACGGTTTTCTTGCAGCCCGGAGATCCTTCAACCCTTATATCCAACGGGAAGGAAAAGAAGACTGTTTCCAGAGCCGACAGCAAGGTCAGCATTCTGCTGGTTGAGGACAACCCCATAAATGTGAAAGTGGCCACCAGCCTTCTGACCAAGATGGGACACAGTGTAACGGTTGCCGGTAACGGTGTGGAAGCAATAAGTATGCTGCCGGGGCTGTCTGTGGACCTTGTCCTGATGGATCTTGAAATGCCTGAAATGGATGGTTTCAACGCATCCAGGAATATTCGGATGGGCATTGCAGGGGAGGCCAACAGGGATGTCCCCATAATAGCAATGTCGGCTCATGCCATGTCCGGAATCAAGGAAAAATGTATTAAGTACGGCATGAACGATTACATAGCAAAACCCGTACGGTATAATGAACTGCATCGGATTGTTCAGGATACTATGAAAACAAGGACGGAGGAACCTGCGGTTGAGGTCATCAGCGGAGTCCAGACGGCTCCGATTTTAGATCTGGAAAAAGCGTCCGACATGTATCACGGAGATTCCGAGCTTTATTCCGAATTATGTTCCATGTTTCTCACCGATGTTGAAGACGAGATAAAAAGTTTTGATCACGCCTGGAGCGCTGACGACCGGGACACCGCGCGCAGGATTGCCCATACCCTGAAGAGCAGTTGCGCGGCGATTTGCGCTCCGCACGCACGGGTTGTTGCAATGGAGTTGGAAAAGGCCGTTCTGGCTGATGATCCGAATGCCGTCAACTACTGTCTGGAGCGTTTCAGGGAGCAGTCGCAAAAGATCAGAACTGCGCTGGCTACCACCGAACAGTAA
- the pgm gene encoding phosphoglucomutase (alpha-D-glucose-1,6-bisphosphate-dependent), which translates to MSLSALAGKPAPAEILENIPKLVSAYYTVKPDPSVDSQLVSFGTSGHRGSSLDGSFNEDHILAIAQSICEYRKSMGYTGPLYMGKDPHALSEPAQISALEVFAANGVTVLINDKGYTPTPAISHAILRYNKVRKDGFADGVVITPSHNPPRDGGFKYNPPSGGPAGTAVTSTIQNRANEILRNGLKDVKRIPRGRAMAAETTREYDFATPYINDLENIVDMESIAAAGLSIGVDPLGGAAIDFWEPIAERYKLNLSVVNKKLDPMYAFMHVDKDGKIRMDCSSPYAMAGLIELKDKFDISFANDPDTDRHGIVTKSRGLMNPNHYLSVAIEYLYKNRPQWREDLTVGKTLVSSSMIDRVAKSINRPLMEVPVGFKWFVDPLFAGTCGFGGEESAGASFLRKDGTVWTTDKDGIIMNLLAAEITATTGKDPGEHYTALEKDFGSPVYKRLDTPATEEQKKAFSILTPEMVQAKTLAGEKIEERLTAAPGNGEAIGGLKVVTENGWFAARPSGTESIYKIYAESFKGLAHLVAIQEEAATIVNAAFKVALK; encoded by the coding sequence ATGTCACTCAGCGCACTAGCAGGAAAGCCGGCACCGGCTGAAATCCTTGAAAACATACCAAAACTTGTCTCGGCCTACTATACCGTCAAGCCTGATCCTTCCGTAGACTCCCAGCTCGTGTCTTTCGGGACTTCCGGACACAGAGGATCATCGCTGGACGGTTCATTCAACGAAGACCATATCCTGGCCATAGCTCAGTCGATTTGTGAATACAGAAAATCCATGGGCTACACCGGCCCGCTCTACATGGGTAAAGACCCGCACGCCCTTTCCGAACCGGCACAGATTTCCGCGCTGGAAGTCTTTGCCGCAAACGGCGTCACCGTTCTTATCAACGACAAGGGATATACCCCGACACCGGCAATTTCTCACGCCATCCTGAGGTACAACAAAGTACGCAAGGACGGTTTTGCCGACGGCGTTGTAATAACTCCATCGCACAACCCCCCGCGGGACGGAGGATTCAAATACAACCCTCCGAGCGGCGGGCCTGCCGGAACGGCCGTAACCAGCACCATACAGAACAGGGCCAACGAAATTCTGAGGAACGGTCTCAAGGATGTCAAAAGGATACCGAGAGGCAGGGCCATGGCCGCGGAGACAACCCGCGAATATGATTTCGCCACACCCTATATCAACGACCTTGAAAACATCGTGGACATGGAGTCCATTGCTGCGGCAGGACTTAGCATCGGGGTGGACCCTCTCGGCGGCGCAGCCATAGATTTCTGGGAACCCATTGCGGAACGCTACAAACTCAACCTGAGTGTCGTGAACAAGAAACTTGATCCCATGTATGCCTTCATGCACGTGGACAAGGACGGCAAAATCCGCATGGACTGCTCTTCCCCCTATGCAATGGCCGGATTGATAGAACTCAAGGACAAATTCGACATCTCTTTTGCCAATGACCCGGATACCGACCGCCACGGGATAGTCACCAAGAGTCGCGGACTTATGAATCCGAACCATTACCTTTCCGTTGCCATAGAATACCTGTACAAGAACAGGCCCCAATGGCGGGAAGACCTTACCGTGGGCAAGACTCTGGTTTCAAGCTCCATGATAGACCGGGTGGCAAAATCCATAAACAGACCGCTTATGGAAGTACCGGTCGGTTTTAAATGGTTTGTAGACCCTCTTTTTGCCGGGACATGCGGATTCGGCGGAGAAGAAAGTGCCGGAGCATCATTCCTGCGCAAAGACGGCACGGTCTGGACTACGGACAAAGACGGAATCATAATGAACCTCCTTGCCGCAGAAATAACCGCGACCACCGGGAAAGATCCGGGAGAACATTATACCGCCCTTGAAAAAGACTTCGGAAGTCCGGTTTATAAACGACTGGATACTCCAGCCACTGAGGAACAGAAAAAAGCCTTCAGCATCCTTACTCCTGAAATGGTCCAGGCCAAGACCCTTGCCGGAGAAAAAATTGAGGAACGGCTGACCGCTGCTCCGGGTAACGGCGAAGCCATCGGCGGACTGAAGGTGGTCACTGAAAACGGATGGTTTGCAGCACGCCCTTCCGGCACGGAATCAATATACAAGATTTACGCGGAATCATTTAAAGGACTTGCCCATCTCGTGGCAATTCAGGAAGAAGCGGCGACCATTGTCAACGCTGCGTTCAAGGTCGCATTGAAATAA
- a CDS encoding TetR family transcriptional regulator, with protein sequence MARKTKEEAEKTRQALLDSAFKVFSEKGYAKTTLQDIAQDAGVTRGAVYWHFKNKTDLFEKLFDCAFMPVRDLLFSKFEEDLSPKEMLAGLMRVWILHAGGDNNFRAAFEIMFNKTEWSEELMPFKMKFREYEYKFIKRAEKIIEQGQADGVFREDLVPEVAAAQYFSILLGLVQYTLIFPKEVDIEKEVEPLIAMFMNSCLKEN encoded by the coding sequence ATGGCCAGAAAAACAAAGGAAGAAGCCGAAAAAACCCGCCAGGCTCTGCTGGATTCGGCTTTCAAGGTATTCAGCGAAAAAGGTTACGCCAAAACAACGCTGCAGGATATAGCTCAGGATGCAGGCGTTACCAGAGGAGCAGTGTACTGGCACTTCAAGAACAAGACAGATCTTTTCGAAAAACTCTTCGACTGTGCGTTCATGCCGGTCCGTGATCTGCTGTTCAGCAAATTTGAAGAGGACCTGTCTCCGAAGGAAATGCTTGCCGGGCTCATGAGAGTCTGGATTCTGCATGCCGGCGGAGATAATAATTTCAGGGCCGCCTTTGAGATAATGTTCAATAAAACAGAATGGTCCGAGGAACTCATGCCCTTTAAAATGAAGTTTCGGGAATATGAATACAAATTCATCAAACGGGCTGAAAAGATTATAGAACAGGGACAGGCAGACGGTGTATTCAGGGAAGATCTGGTCCCCGAAGTAGCTGCTGCGCAGTACTTTTCCATTCTTCTGGGACTGGTTCAGTACACGCTCATTTTTCCCAAAGAAGTTGATATTGAAAAAGAAGTTGAACCTTTAATAGCGATGTTCATGAACTCATGTTTAAAAGAAAACTGA
- the cheB gene encoding chemotaxis-specific protein-glutamate methyltransferase CheB encodes MIKVLIVDDSAVVQELFTEMFGREGDFEVVGCAGNRDEALQKVRELRPDVVTMDVNLPGCDGFSVTRMIMEECPVPIVIVSAFYSSQDAELGFRLLDTGALAFHDKPAYGSPDFHDSMKEIIMSVRLMSEVRVVRRKSRFRHSSRESGKVAPARTAFSGNTRKVVCIGASTGGPQAVKQVLMDIPVGFSAPVIIVQHMSCGFTQGMVNWLRENTGHDIMIAKAGDVFKPGVVYFAPEGYHLEISATRTAVLSEDPPMNGIRPSVSSLFASAARNLGRACVGVLLTGMGRDGAAELLEIRKMGGHTIAQDEETSIVFGMPGEAVKIGGAVSVLPLDRIGPEITKIVYSGAGE; translated from the coding sequence GTGATCAAGGTATTGATTGTGGACGATTCAGCCGTGGTGCAGGAATTGTTTACGGAAATGTTCGGGCGTGAAGGTGATTTCGAGGTGGTCGGGTGCGCCGGAAATCGTGACGAGGCTCTGCAGAAAGTCAGAGAACTCCGCCCTGATGTCGTCACCATGGATGTTAACCTTCCGGGATGTGACGGTTTCAGCGTTACGCGCATGATTATGGAAGAGTGTCCGGTTCCGATAGTTATTGTAAGCGCCTTTTACAGTTCCCAGGATGCCGAACTGGGATTCAGACTGCTTGATACAGGGGCGTTGGCTTTTCATGACAAGCCCGCATACGGGAGCCCTGATTTCCATGACAGCATGAAGGAAATTATCATGTCTGTGCGGCTTATGTCCGAAGTCCGGGTGGTAAGACGTAAAAGCCGTTTCCGGCACAGCAGCAGGGAATCCGGAAAAGTTGCTCCGGCACGGACTGCGTTTTCCGGAAACACGCGCAAGGTTGTCTGCATAGGAGCGTCAACAGGGGGGCCGCAGGCAGTCAAACAGGTGCTCATGGATATTCCAGTCGGATTCAGCGCTCCCGTAATTATTGTTCAACATATGTCCTGCGGATTTACTCAGGGCATGGTCAACTGGCTGCGCGAAAATACCGGGCACGATATAATGATTGCCAAGGCCGGTGATGTTTTCAAGCCCGGTGTCGTTTATTTCGCACCGGAAGGATATCACCTTGAAATTTCCGCTACTCGCACTGCCGTTCTGTCCGAAGATCCGCCCATGAACGGCATCAGGCCGTCTGTATCATCTCTTTTTGCCTCTGCTGCTAGGAATCTGGGGCGGGCCTGTGTAGGAGTACTGCTGACGGGAATGGGGCGGGACGGTGCTGCTGAATTACTTGAAATACGCAAAATGGGCGGCCATACAATAGCCCAGGACGAAGAGACATCGATTGTGTTCGGAATGCCCGGAGAGGCAGTAAAAATAGGGGGGGCCGTTTCAGTGCTGCCTCTTGACAGAATCGGCCCGGAGATCACGAAAATAGTTTATTCCGGGGCGGGAGAATAA
- a CDS encoding aminopeptidase, whose protein sequence is MLSKEQLEKYVDALWWGLTTARTKPYEKGDMILIRYEAEAQPLAEVMFRHLIEKGMNPVPRLSLSPDMEKSFYGLGNDDQLEFIAPGDKEFTDNLHGLIVLLAPASLTHLAEVDPSRMGKCAVARKVLRDIMEVREQKGELGWTLCSYPTKAMAESAGLSIEEFTAQIVKACYLDEEDPAACWNGVFEKAAEVKSWLNGLGIESYRVVTEDMDLVVKHGELRQWIGVSGHNIPSFELFISPDWRGTSGVYYADQPSFRSGNYVEGVRLVFEDGVATQISAKEGEEFVKKQLAMDIGASRLGEFSLTDRRFSRIDKFMANTLYDENYGGEFGNCHVAVGASYADTYAGDQEELDESRKDELGYNTSALHWDLVNTQDKTVYARLKDGSEVVIYKSGEFQI, encoded by the coding sequence ATGCTGAGCAAGGAACAGCTTGAGAAATATGTTGATGCCCTGTGGTGGGGACTTACAACCGCCAGAACAAAGCCTTACGAAAAAGGCGATATGATTTTAATCCGTTACGAAGCGGAGGCACAGCCGCTTGCCGAGGTCATGTTCCGCCACCTTATTGAAAAGGGAATGAATCCGGTTCCGCGTCTTTCGCTGAGCCCGGACATGGAAAAGAGTTTTTACGGTCTTGGGAACGATGACCAGCTTGAATTTATTGCGCCGGGTGACAAGGAGTTCACCGACAATCTTCATGGACTTATTGTGCTGCTGGCACCGGCTTCCCTGACCCACCTTGCCGAAGTGGATCCCTCCCGCATGGGAAAATGCGCTGTGGCCCGCAAGGTTCTGCGCGACATAATGGAAGTGCGCGAGCAGAAGGGCGAACTGGGCTGGACCCTTTGTTCCTATCCCACAAAGGCCATGGCCGAATCCGCAGGACTGTCCATTGAGGAATTCACCGCGCAGATAGTCAAAGCCTGCTATCTTGACGAGGAAGATCCGGCCGCGTGCTGGAACGGAGTATTCGAGAAGGCCGCAGAAGTGAAGTCCTGGCTGAACGGCCTGGGCATAGAATCGTACCGTGTGGTTACCGAGGATATGGATCTGGTGGTAAAGCACGGCGAGTTGCGCCAGTGGATAGGTGTATCCGGGCACAATATTCCGAGCTTTGAACTCTTCATATCCCCTGACTGGCGGGGCACATCCGGTGTGTACTATGCCGATCAGCCCTCATTCCGGTCCGGGAACTACGTGGAAGGCGTAAGGCTCGTTTTCGAGGACGGTGTGGCAACACAGATAAGTGCAAAGGAAGGCGAGGAGTTTGTTAAAAAACAACTGGCCATGGATATCGGGGCTTCCCGTCTTGGCGAATTTTCACTTACCGACCGTCGTTTTTCCCGCATAGACAAGTTTATGGCCAACACCCTCTATGATGAAAACTACGGTGGTGAATTCGGAAACTGCCATGTTGCTGTCGGCGCTTCCTATGCCGATACTTATGCCGGGGATCAGGAAGAACTGGACGAGTCCCGCAAGGATGAACTCGGCTACAACACATCCGCGTTGCACTGGGATCTGGTCAATACTCAGGACAAGACTGTCTACGCCAGACTCAAAGACGGCAGCGAGGTCGTCATATACAAGTCCGGAGAGTTTCAGATTTAA
- a CDS encoding tetratricopeptide repeat protein: MQKFDNLDDYIADLKKKQEASPTCSNTRYNLGVAYLAKRDFMEAEREFLAAIDESPKMAEAYVQLGGIAMQRGDLDGCLRYNISATQQRPFFAVPWGNIGYVYMQQGEVDKAIKALKRAVKYDPNFIQALSTLGSAYYNEGEIDDCMEVCEKALKLEENFGPAWNNLALCYVEKKDYKKAVECVDKAIKTGFEVSADFLKELEQYR; the protein is encoded by the coding sequence GTGCAGAAATTTGATAATCTTGATGACTATATAGCAGACCTGAAAAAGAAACAGGAAGCAAGTCCCACCTGCAGCAACACCCGCTACAATCTGGGTGTGGCATATCTTGCAAAACGGGATTTCATGGAAGCGGAACGCGAGTTTCTCGCCGCCATCGATGAATCTCCCAAAATGGCCGAAGCCTACGTTCAGCTCGGCGGAATTGCAATGCAGCGCGGCGACCTTGACGGCTGCCTGCGTTACAACATATCCGCCACACAGCAGCGCCCCTTCTTCGCCGTCCCCTGGGGCAACATCGGCTATGTTTACATGCAGCAGGGTGAAGTGGACAAGGCTATCAAAGCCTTGAAACGCGCCGTCAAATACGACCCCAACTTCATCCAGGCCCTGTCCACACTCGGCAGTGCCTACTACAATGAAGGAGAGATAGACGACTGCATGGAAGTATGTGAAAAAGCCCTGAAGCTTGAAGAAAACTTCGGCCCTGCCTGGAACAACCTTGCCCTGTGCTATGTTGAAAAGAAAGACTACAAAAAAGCCGTTGAATGTGTAGACAAGGCCATAAAAACCGGCTTTGAAGTATCTGCCGACTTTCTCAAGGAACTGGAACAGTACCGCTAG
- a CDS encoding ferredoxin, with amino-acid sequence MSYVITIDTDKCNGDGECVDVCPTEVYELQDGKAVAVNEDECLGCESCVEVCEQGAITVEEQ; translated from the coding sequence ATGAGCTACGTTATCACTATTGATACCGACAAATGTAACGGCGACGGCGAATGCGTTGACGTATGTCCTACCGAAGTTTACGAACTTCAGGACGGTAAGGCTGTAGCAGTAAACGAAGACGAATGTCTCGGCTGCGAATCCTGCGTTGAAGTATGTGAGCAGGGCGCTATCACTGTTGAAGAGCAGTAA